In Mytilus edulis chromosome 7, xbMytEdul2.2, whole genome shotgun sequence, a single genomic region encodes these proteins:
- the LOC139483486 gene encoding putative nuclease HARBI1, translating into MAAPVFNIPNVKVRKPRVFRGGNNLTNLTEREMRERYRFGRETCDFLVDLLGKNLQRGTMKKTALTVEEQLSIALRFYASGAFLQVIGDTLGKADIDEVKLGFHEQANFPHVVGCIDCTHVRIQRPTEDEPAFVNRKNFASINVQAVCNHEGKFTQITADWPGSVHDSHIFKTSSICKHLEDNHKGLVDGVLLGDSGYMCRPFLLTPYNNPQEPHQERFNGSHVSTRSLIERTFGVWKGRFHVLHSEIRMKPDKVCRVIGACAVLHNIAVLRKDPLDETPCNNPPPVPVNAYNGPQDGKSVRDYIARSFF; encoded by the exons atggcAGCACCTGTTTTTAATATTCCAAATGTTAAAGTAAGAAAACCGCGAGTATTTCGGGGAGGAAATAATCTCACAAACTTAACAGAAAGAGAAATGAGAGAGAGATATAGATTTGGGAGGGAGACCTGTGATTTTTTAGTGGATCTACTTGGAAAAAACCTGCAACGAGGAACTATGAAAAAGACCGCACTGACAGTAGAGGAGCAGTTGTCTATTGCCCTAAGATTTTATGCAAGCGGGGCATTTCTTCAAGTGATTGGTGATACCTTGGG TAAAGCTGACATTGATGAGGTCAAGTTAGGTTTTCATGAACAAGCTAATTTCCCACATGTCGTAGGATGCATTGACTGTACCCATGTACGAATCCAGAGGCCAACCGAAGATGAACCTGCTTTCGTCAACAGAAAGAACTTTGCCAGTATCAATGTTCAAGCCGTATGTAATCATGAAG GAAAGTTTACTCAGATCACTGCAGATTGGCCTGGATCAGTTCACGATTCTCATATTTTTAAGACTTCATCAATCTGCAAACACCTTGAGGATAACCACAAAGGCCTTGTAGATGGTGTTCTGCTTGGTGACAGCGGTTACATGTGTCGTCCATTCTTATTGACCCCTTACAACAACCCACAGGAACCACACCAAGAAAGATTTAATGGTAGTCATGTCTCAACAAGATCTCTTATCGAGAGAACCTTTGGAGTCTGGAAAGGGAGATTTCATGTTCTTCACTCAGAG ATCAGAATGAAGCCAGATAAGGTGTGTCGCGTAATAGGTGCATGTGCTGTACTTCACAATATAGCTGTTTTGAGGAAAGATCCACTTGATGAGACACCATGCAACAATCCACCACCTGTTCCAGTGAATGCATACAATGGACCTCAAGATGGAAAAAGTGTCAGGGACTACATCGCAAGATCATTCTTTTGA